A DNA window from Allokutzneria albata contains the following coding sequences:
- a CDS encoding polynucleotide kinase-phosphatase, with product MSTLEVPELCLVVLVGASGSGKSTFAREHFGRFEVISSDYCRGLVADDENDQSASGDAFDVLNFIAGKRLAAGRLTVIDATNVQPESRKKLVELARAHDVLPVAIVLDLPEKVCHERNASRPDRDFGEHVVRRQRGQLRRSSRFLQKEGFRKVHVLRSEEEVAGAEIVRERLLNDYRHETGPFDVIGDIHGCRAELETLLVSLGYTITRDESGRAVDAAHPSRRAVFVGDLVDRGPDSPGVLRLVMGMVGAGHAFAVPGNHENKLVRALQGRNVQVTHGLAETLDQLGRESEEFRKEVQEFCHGLVSHLVLDGGKLVVAHAGLKEAYHGRASARVRSFALYGDSTGETDEFGLPVRYPWAADYRGKAMVLYGHVPTPEVEWINNTMCLDTGCVFGGKLTALRYPEKEVVSVPAEKVWYEPTKPFPSSTATMLDPASGSSVEVAAPRRDPDALDVTDVLGKRVVETAHHGRISISEESAAGALEVMSRFALEPRWLLYLPPTMAPSATSALPGVLEHPTEAFDSYRADGIAQVICEEKHMGSRAVAIVCRDDSVAASRFGATNGATGAIYTRTGRPFFDGDLTEELLARLRTAVTSAGLWEELDTGWLMLDCELLPWSAKAEDLLRNQYAAVGAAARTALLAALSTLESAVARGVDVASLLARTSSRAQNAEAFTEAYRRYCWPTSGIDGISLAPFQVLATEGSTYHHRDHSWHLGVADRLVEAETMLDPASGSSVPKLVRRTGRLLVDTTDPNSTAAGIEWWESMTAAGGEGMVVKPHANLSRAQRGLAQPGIKVRGREYLRIIYGPDYTEEANLSRLRERRLGHKRSMALREYALGLESLDRAVRGEPLWRVHEPVFATLALESEPVDPRL from the coding sequence ATGAGCACTCTTGAGGTTCCCGAGCTGTGCCTGGTGGTGCTCGTCGGCGCCTCCGGTTCCGGCAAGTCCACGTTCGCGCGGGAGCACTTCGGCCGGTTCGAGGTGATCTCCAGCGACTACTGCCGCGGCCTGGTCGCCGACGACGAGAACGACCAGTCGGCCAGCGGCGACGCCTTCGACGTCCTGAACTTCATCGCGGGCAAGCGGCTCGCGGCGGGCAGGCTGACGGTGATCGACGCGACGAACGTGCAGCCGGAGTCGCGCAAGAAGCTGGTCGAGCTGGCCCGCGCGCACGACGTTCTGCCCGTCGCGATCGTGCTCGACCTGCCGGAGAAGGTGTGCCACGAGCGCAACGCCTCGCGGCCGGACCGGGACTTCGGCGAGCACGTGGTGCGGCGCCAGCGCGGGCAGCTGCGCCGGTCCTCGCGCTTCCTGCAGAAGGAGGGCTTCCGCAAGGTCCACGTGCTGCGCAGCGAGGAGGAGGTCGCCGGCGCGGAGATCGTCCGTGAGCGCCTGCTCAACGACTACAGGCACGAGACGGGCCCGTTCGACGTGATCGGCGACATCCACGGGTGCCGCGCCGAACTGGAAACCCTGTTGGTGTCGTTGGGTTACACGATCACCAGGGACGAGTCCGGCCGGGCCGTCGACGCCGCGCACCCGTCGCGGCGCGCGGTGTTCGTCGGCGACCTGGTCGACCGCGGCCCCGACTCCCCCGGCGTGCTGCGCCTGGTGATGGGCATGGTCGGCGCGGGGCACGCGTTCGCCGTGCCGGGCAACCACGAGAACAAGCTCGTGCGCGCTTTGCAGGGCCGCAACGTCCAGGTGACGCACGGGCTCGCCGAGACCCTGGACCAGCTGGGCCGGGAGAGCGAGGAGTTCCGCAAGGAGGTCCAGGAGTTCTGCCACGGCCTCGTCTCGCACCTCGTGCTGGACGGTGGAAAGCTCGTCGTCGCGCACGCCGGGTTGAAGGAGGCGTACCACGGCCGGGCGTCCGCACGGGTGCGCAGCTTCGCGCTGTACGGCGACTCCACCGGCGAGACCGACGAGTTCGGCCTGCCGGTGCGGTACCCGTGGGCGGCTGACTACCGGGGCAAGGCGATGGTCCTCTATGGACACGTGCCGACCCCGGAGGTCGAGTGGATCAACAACACGATGTGCCTCGACACCGGCTGCGTGTTCGGCGGCAAGCTCACAGCGCTGCGCTACCCGGAGAAGGAGGTCGTCTCCGTTCCGGCCGAGAAGGTCTGGTACGAGCCGACGAAGCCCTTCCCGTCGTCCACTGCGACGATGCTCGATCCCGCAAGCGGATCTTCGGTGGAGGTTGCGGCCCCGCGACGCGATCCGGATGCCTTGGACGTCACCGACGTGCTCGGCAAGCGCGTGGTGGAGACCGCGCACCACGGCCGGATCAGCATCAGCGAGGAGAGCGCGGCCGGCGCCCTTGAGGTGATGAGCCGTTTCGCCCTGGAGCCGCGGTGGCTGCTCTACCTGCCGCCGACCATGGCGCCGAGTGCGACGTCCGCGCTGCCAGGCGTTCTGGAGCACCCGACCGAGGCGTTCGACAGCTACCGGGCGGACGGCATCGCGCAGGTCATCTGCGAGGAGAAGCACATGGGCTCGCGCGCGGTCGCCATCGTGTGCCGCGACGACTCCGTTGCCGCGTCCCGGTTCGGCGCGACTAACGGGGCCACCGGCGCGATCTACACCCGCACCGGGCGGCCGTTCTTCGACGGTGACCTGACCGAGGAGCTGCTGGCACGCCTGCGTACGGCGGTAACGAGCGCGGGCCTGTGGGAGGAGCTGGACACCGGCTGGCTGATGCTGGACTGCGAGCTGCTTCCCTGGTCCGCCAAGGCCGAGGACCTGCTGCGCAACCAGTACGCGGCTGTCGGTGCCGCTGCCCGCACAGCGCTTCTCGCTGCTTTGTCCACTTTGGAGAGTGCTGTGGCGCGCGGCGTCGACGTGGCTTCGCTGCTGGCGCGGACGTCGTCGCGGGCTCAGAACGCGGAGGCGTTCACCGAGGCGTACCGGCGCTACTGCTGGCCGACGTCGGGAATCGATGGCATCTCGCTCGCGCCGTTCCAGGTGCTCGCCACCGAGGGTTCGACGTACCACCACCGTGACCACTCGTGGCACCTCGGTGTGGCCGATCGCCTGGTCGAGGCCGAGACGATGCTCGACCCCGCAAGCGGGTCTTCGGTCCCGAAGTTGGTGCGCCGCACCGGTCGTCTGCTCGTCGACACGACCGATCCGAACTCGACCGCGGCCGGGATCGAGTGGTGGGAGTCGATGACCGCCGCGGGTGGTGAGGGCATGGTCGTGAAGCCGCACGCGAACCTCAGCCGCGCGCAGCGTGGCCTCGCCCAGCCCGGCATCAAGGTTCGTGGTCGCGAGTACCTCCGGATCATCTACGGCCCCGACTACACCGAAGAGGCCAACCTGTCGCGGTTGCGCGAACGACGCTTGGGGCACAAGCGATCCATGGCTCTGCGCGAGTACGCGTTGGGCTTGGAGTCACTCGATCGCGCAGTGCGCGGCGAGCCGTTGTGGCGCGTGCACGAACCCGTGTTCGCCACGCTGGCGCTGGAGTCCGAGCCCGTGGATCCGCGCCTGTAG